A single Perca flavescens isolate YP-PL-M2 chromosome 2, PFLA_1.0, whole genome shotgun sequence DNA region contains:
- the LOC114562471 gene encoding ecto-ADP-ribosyltransferase 5-like: MSPERMLRTSCLIKTFDLRSSLSAPHLLIQGADSTVFLTAVMKVNVLAFAPLLDAACEWMTRDANDGIPLSMVEGSVDDIYLGCNEAMMEKVKDDYFKEKRRTGRFKNAWNNAKKCTETKYKQNENKALTKGHIQAICVYTSNEVFEEFNNAVRTNGSVYSSSFEFHSLHYLLTSAIQILNSNNYCHRTYRQTKARFTGQVNQIIRFGSFTSSSYSTDLKEFGNKSCFEIKTCSGALLESYSVIPAEKKVLIPPYEMFNITAIKGRGKIEGLNDCEVVFVLESAGVKSNLNCKVVHT; this comes from the exons ATGAGTCCTGAACGCATGCTGAGGACCAGTTGTCTCATCAAAACCTTTGACCTGAGATCTTCACTCAGTGCGCCACATCTTCTCATCCAGGGGGCTG ATTCAACAGTTTTCCTGACTGCAGTGATGAAGGTTAACGTGCTGGCCTTTGCTCCTTTGCTGGATGCTGCCTGTGAGTGGATGACG CGAGATGCCAACGACGGCATCCCATTGAGCATGGTTGAAGGTTCAGTTGATGACATCTATCTTGGCTGCAATGAAGCAATGATGGAAAAAGTCAAGGACGATTACTTTAAAGAAAAACGGCGCACTGGTCGATTTAAAAATGCTTGGAATAATGCAAAAAAATGCACTGAaactaaatataaacaaaacgAGAATAAGGCTCTCACCAAAGGTCATATACAAGCAATCTGTGTTTATACATCTAACGAGGTGTTCGAGGAATTCAATAATGCAGTCCGGACAAACGGCAGCGTCTATAGCTCCTCATTCGAATTCCACTCTTTACATTACCTGCTGACATCTGCTATACAAATCTTGAATAGCAATAACTACTGTCACCGTACTTACAGACAAACCAAGGCTAGATTTACTGGGCAAGTCAACCAAATAATACGGTTTGGCTCATTTACATCCAGCTCTTACAGCACTGACTTGAAAGAATTTGGTAACAAGAGCTGCTTTGAAATTAAGACCTGCTCAGGCGCTTTGTTGGAAAGTTATTCAGTAATTCCAGCTGAGAAAAAGGTGCTCATCCCTCCCTATGAGATGTTCAATATAACTGCAATTAAAGGTCGGGGTAAAATTGAAGGTCTGAACGATTGTGAAGTTGTCTTTGTCTTGGAGAGTGCAGGGGTTAAGAGCAATCTGAACTGCAAAGTTGTGCATACATGA
- the LOC114562462 gene encoding ecto-ADP-ribosyltransferase 5-like — MNGNMLIFALLCWLFCWTLPVESKKITFIVNLPEAKSGIRMSMVQDAVDDMYLGCHNKMMEMIKSKYFKKENKMSQFNKAWEKAKNCANKKLKHKDKGDEALTKDHMQAICVYTSENPKIYGIFNDAVRTKRTMYGTSFPFHSLHFWLTSAVQILSNNMKCNTTYRRTKSEFSGDVNQIIRFGFFASSSYKTTLTHFGRKTCFKIKTCSGAFLKHYASLGDHEQEVLIPPYEKFNITGKTSGLFVEGLSDCENVYILVSAGVDSNLNCKAAYL, encoded by the coding sequence ATCACTTTTATCGTCAATCTACCAGAGGCAAAGTCGGGCATTCGAATGAGCATGGTACAAGATGCTGTTGATGATATGTACTTGGGCTGCCACAACAAAATGATGGAAATGATCAAGAGcaaatactttaaaaaagaGAATAAGATGAGCCAATTTAACAAGGCctgggaaaaagcaaaaaattgtGCCAACAAGAAACTAAAACATAAAGATAAAGGTGATGAGGCTCTAACTAAAGATCACATGCAAGCGATCTGTGTTTATACATCTGAAAATCCTAAAATTTACGGGATTTTCAATGATGCTGTCCGCACCAAAAGAACAATGTATGGCACCTCGTTCCCATTTCACTCTTTACATTTCTGGCTGACATCTGCTGTACAGATCCTCAgtaataatatgaaatgtaacaCTACTTACCGCAGAACCAAGTCTGAGTTTAGTGGTGATGTCAACCAAATAATTCGGTTTGGTTTCTTTGCCTCCAGCTCTTACAAGACAACATTGACCCACTTTGGTAGAAAAACCTGCTTTAAAATTAAGACCTGTTCAGGCGCTTTCCTGAAACATTATGCATCTCTTGGAGACCATGAGCAAGAGGTACTTATCCCCCCCTATGAGAAGTTCAACATAACTGGTAAAACGAGCGGTCTATTTGTCGAAGGTCTGAGTGATTGTGAGAATGTCTATATTTTGGTGAGCGCAGGAGTTGACAGCAATCTGAACTGCAAAGCTGCCTACTTATGA